CGACTTCAAGACATACACGAACTAAGGACTAAACGTATGGAAGATAACTGCGAAGTGACCGAGATTATGCGGGATAGACAATGGGCTCATGACTTTGAATTCTACTCGAAATCGCACGACCACCTAACCGGAAAAGCGTTGAAGATGGCGTTGACACAAAAGGAGCGAATCGAAAAATAATATTCCCTGTtgagtttttaattttattttagtgtaatgttttttttttaatttatttaatgtttttttttattttattgtaatgtttttttttttatttaatgaaatgatttttaattttataaagttagaaattaattaaaaaattaaaaattaattaattgaccAATGATAAGATAGGGGTTTTATATCTACGCgttttagggggtgtttgggattgcgttttcaacctgattatttgattattgtgttttgaaatcgcaaaaaatttattttgagtgtttggtaaaaaattaataaaaagtgattttttacgttttgtagagttcaaaacgtgataatccataagtaggtcaccccttgctgcaggaaaacgtgataatccaaaaactgattttttacgttttcacttgtttatttttttaaaatatatatacttgccaaacactcaaatagttgattatctgattattgtgatatcaaacaacataatcaaatccaaacaatgttgattatctgattattgtgatatcaaacaacataatcaaatccaaacactatctttctgcatcacgttttgttacagctaattatctgattctgattattcaaaacgcataatctattttcaaaactcaaccccaaacacccccttaatgaTATAACGGCCCATAAAGCTTTTATGGGGCTTTATTAGTATACATCGCAagcttaaaaaaagaaaaaaaaaaggaaaaagaaaatgagatatAGATGTTTGTAAACCCTAATCATCGCCCGCCTCGCCTCTTGTTGTGTAACCATTCGTTAGCCAATGGCGTCTCTTGCTTATTCTTCTTCGGGGAAGCTCGCTCCTACCAACAACTTTCGCTCTTCAATCCCTGCCAAAAACACCTTCATTGTGAGCTATTATTATGCACCTCTTTTATGCTTTACATTACTTTTTACCTCAATATTTGTCTTCATCTAACTTATTAATCACCCGATTGGATCAACAACTAAAACTTTGAATCTAGATAATAATAAACTTTGAATATTTGTCTTCATCTAACTTATTAATCACCTGGATGGATCAACAAGTAAAACTTTTTAGATAGTTGGCACTGCGTTTATCATGTCTTTGAATTCACTTTAATGAATATAGATAGAATGGAAGTGTTGAGCTAATTATGATGTCTTGGTGACAGAGTTGCAGGGTGAATTACAAGGAGAATGGGAGGCCGAATTTGCAGCAAGAAGCTATGCCTTACTCGTTGACTTCAAATCAGTTTGAGAGAACGCCAGTTAGAAAGGATGAGAAACGACTTCGGATTTTTTCAGGCACTGCCAATCCATTATTATCTGAGGTACAATTTGCTCACTTTCAATATGTTTTTGTTGTGTTGCTAACTAATAGACTAGTATTTGACAGGAAGTTGCATGCTATATGGGCCTAGACCTTGGAAAGATCGACATAAAACGTTTCGCTGATGGAGAGATATACGTCCAGTTGCGCGAGAGTGTTAGAGGGTGCGATGTATATCTTGTCCAGCCGACATGTCCTCCTGCAAATGAAAATCTTATGGAGCTTCTGATCATGATAGATGCTTGTCGCAGAGCATCTGCTAAAACCATCACTGCCGTTATTCCCTACTTTGGATACGCCAGGGCTGATCGCAAGGTACCTTAGTATTTCCAGATTATTGCTGCTGAAACTTATGGTTGTTAAACACGTAACTTGCTCGTTTCAGACTCAAGGACGAGAATCCATTGCAGCTAAACTTGTTGCAAATCTGATAACCGAAGCAGGAGCAGATCGAGTTCTTGCTTGTGATCTTCATTCTGGGCAATCGATGGGTTATTTTGACATTCCGGTTGATCATGTTCATGGTCAGGTAATGGATCTGATAGTTTTTTACAGACTTAAGTTGCACAACTTATCGAGTCGTCATATCGAtgattttattcaggatttcttCATCTCATTACTGTTTGATTAAAAACTACTTGCTGATATTTATTCTACTTGCATCATTAGCCCGTGATACTTGATTACCTTGCTAGCAAGACAATTAAAACGGATGATTTAGTAGTGGTGTCCCCGGATGTTGGTGGAGTTGCTAGAGCACGAGCTTTTGCTAAAAAGTTATCTGATGCGCCATTGGCCATTGTTGATAAGCGGCGTCATGGGCACAATGTCGCTGAAGTAAGAAGTTTATAGATGAAGGAAAGAATTATATTCTCCCTGTTCATGTTTCTGATATTACCCGTTTCAGGTAATGAATTTGATCGGTGATGTGAAAGGTAAAGTAGCAGTTATGGTGGATGACATGATCGATACTGCTGGTGAGATTtactttcttcttcttcctcttgtATCTCTTtatcatggttttaaaaaacgtatgaggcgtgcgcctcaaggcgcgactcgaggcgaaacggccaaaaaacgagtctgaggcgcgcctcatggtgtttttaatgtatatgcgcctcagaggggctgaggcACTAAGAAAGCTGCGCCTCAGGGGATTTTGATAGctgttttttatgtttttgactttttgtgtcaatttcaagcatttcatgtcttttttaagtgtgtttctgatgattttgatgaaactgatgatgaaattagttaatattattatttttataatatatataatttttatatttatttactaaTTAATAccgcctcgaggcttacgccttgtgaggcgaagggaaaacgcctcgaaactcgtttccgtaGTCTTTATATGGCGATTAATATGTTGATTTTGTGTTTATAGGTACTATTGCCAAAGGAGCAGACCTGTTGCATCGTGAAGGGGCAAGGGAAGTTTATGCATGCAGCACGCATGCTGTTTTCAGGTAACTCACACACACCTTTTACCTCATACTTTGTCTCTTCCGTATGAAAATGAATGGTTTAAGTTAAGTGGATATGTTTTACGGCAGTCCGCCAGCAATTGAACGGTTGTCAAGTGGTCTATTTCAAGAGGTGATTATCACGAATACCATTCCGGTGTCTGAAAAGAACTATTTCCCACAGCTGACTGTCTTATCGGTAGCAAACCTACTTGGCGAGAGCATCTGGCGTGTGCATGATGATTACCCTGTAAGTATTGTTTTACATTTATATGCTTTTTTCTAGAGCTGCAAAGATGGGCTCGTAATTGGTTAGGTTGAGCTGACCGACCCACAAACACTACTTTGTTTGTACTATTAAATTTTTTGTTAGCAGTTCATTCATTTATCATTTACAATAATAACTTCGATGATAATTCACGGTTTGTGGGTTAGTCTAAATGGGTTCGGGCCAGTTTGGGGTCGAACCCACGAAATGGGTGTTTGGGTTGATTTACTGGGTTCGTGGGTCGATCGTTTGGTTACTCAAAAGAATTTTAAATGTGCGACTTAAATTGCTTGGGTATTTTATGCCAAATATTTTACACACATTCGTTTTTTAGGTTGTAATTTGTTTTTTAGAGTATTAATATgctaaaaaggtaaaaaaaaaatatgggTAAACGGGTCTTGTTCATGTTAACCCGCAAATACTCGTGTTGAGTTCGGTGTCATGTTTATGGCACTACTTTTAGGTTTGTGTTAAATTTCTGGTTTTGATCCATTTAGcactcataaagtaagttcaacAAGTTGCTAATTCGTGTCAATACCGTGTTTTATGCAGGGTGGTTTTGAACACTTCTCTGGTCTGGGCATCGATTAAGATTTTGTGTGGTTCACACATCGTCTCAGTTGTCGTCCTTTGTACAAATATTAACCCTATGCAGAATCAAAACTTTGTATAAAGGCCTACATTGCCATTCTAAACAAGCTTCGGTATACAAAGACTTTGACTCGGCTAAAGGACATGACACATTTGTTCTGCAAGTGTTTTTTCGTAAAATGTAGCATCATGTGTGGACGGACACCTGTTTAAATAATCCATAACTATTAAAAGACTATGGTCAAAATATATTTTATGACATGTTCCCTGTTAATGAACATTTGAGGATTTTAAGGAACTAATGCTATGATTCATAAATGAATATCAAATTTTGCATAGGCTCAACATGACAAGCGACAAGAATGTTCCATGGTCGGTTGTACGCCCAAGCCATGCTTCAACCGTCCCATAGCCAGACAATCATATTTATGAGAGCTGTGTTAGCGGCAATAAAGTTTTGTATGTAATCAAATTATGAAATCGATGATAGGGTACCGGTGAGAACACGGTTTGTGGTTTGGTTAATCTAAGATAGGGATATAATCAACTCTGTGAATGTTAATACATAGTATATGTACATTATATAGGTTGTGTTTATTGCTTGTGTTTTAGATACATATCCTGATTGGCACAAAATAGAAGAGCAAAAAATCAACACTTATAAATAATACAATATAGCTTGTGCACCGCTGATCATCAAACAAGCTGTTGAATTTAACACCACAAGTCTTTGTACGAACAACAACAACGATAATTCTGCAGTATGCTCGAACATAACGACCATCTCAACATCTCTAGAGGCTGATAAAATGAACTTTTATTGTTTTACACCGTTTAGATCTCAAATATCAGGGAACCAAATATCTGATTACAAAAATCGTCTTCCATTCGTGGCATATTAAGGATATGAATTCGGTTATCTGCACAAGATATCTGTACGACATAGTTCAAAGcaaaaggaagaaaagataacTACAAAAAGTCATCTTTACTCATGAAAAGATAATAAAACAAAGAAACAGGCCCCAATCTATGCTTTCTGGTGTCTAGTTGCCATAATACATTGCCCACTAATAATTTATAGAGTTTCATTTgaaggattaggatcaaatataaaggattctaattgtaagaagggtacaaagtctcctaaaaaaacccactatataaaaaaaaaaagaaaaaaaaaaacttaaacatccaccaccaccaaaaacctaaacccccacccacCCCCCTCCCCCATCACCCCCCCCCCCGccccccaatttttttttttttttgcctaggaggtggggggtgggggtttaggtttttgggtggtgggggtgggtgtttagtttttttttagatttttttaggtttttggggggtggggtggggtgaggtatagtttttttttttgttttttttgccgcgggggtgggggtttaggtttttgggtggcgGTGGGGTGGGGTGTAGAAATGGGCATAATACCCGGTTCCAAACCCGAACCCGTAGAACCTACCCTGAACCGGTTCCAGTTCGTACCCGGTACATAGGAGAACCGGGTCCAGGTTCA
This genomic stretch from Helianthus annuus cultivar XRQ/B chromosome 8, HanXRQr2.0-SUNRISE, whole genome shotgun sequence harbors:
- the LOC110930816 gene encoding ribose-phosphate pyrophosphokinase 1, which encodes MASLAYSSSGKLAPTNNFRSSIPAKNTFISCRVNYKENGRPNLQQEAMPYSLTSNQFERTPVRKDEKRLRIFSGTANPLLSEEVACYMGLDLGKIDIKRFADGEIYVQLRESVRGCDVYLVQPTCPPANENLMELLIMIDACRRASAKTITAVIPYFGYARADRKTQGRESIAAKLVANLITEAGADRVLACDLHSGQSMGYFDIPVDHVHGQPVILDYLASKTIKTDDLVVVSPDVGGVARARAFAKKLSDAPLAIVDKRRHGHNVAEVMNLIGDVKGKVAVMVDDMIDTAGTIAKGADLLHREGAREVYACSTHAVFSPPAIERLSSGLFQEVIITNTIPVSEKNYFPQLTVLSVANLLGESIWRVHDDYPGGFEHFSGLGID